In Micromonospora purpureochromogenes, a single window of DNA contains:
- the arfB gene encoding alternative ribosome rescue aminoacyl-tRNA hydrolase ArfB yields MDDGLRVTDRWIVPAAELRERFSRSSGPGGQGVNTADSRVELSFDLAASPSLPPALRARALERLAGRLVDGVVTIAASEHRAQLANREAARERLTALLREAVAPPPPPRRPTRPSRGAKERRLAEKKRQSQRKRERRVDGD; encoded by the coding sequence GTGGACGACGGACTGCGGGTGACCGACCGGTGGATCGTGCCCGCCGCCGAACTGCGGGAACGGTTCTCCCGCTCGTCCGGGCCGGGCGGGCAGGGGGTCAACACCGCCGACTCCCGGGTGGAGTTGAGCTTCGACCTGGCCGCCTCGCCCAGCCTGCCGCCGGCGCTGCGGGCGCGGGCGCTGGAACGGCTGGCCGGCCGCCTGGTCGACGGGGTGGTGACCATCGCCGCCAGCGAGCACCGCGCCCAACTCGCCAACCGGGAGGCGGCCCGGGAGCGGCTGACCGCGCTGCTGCGCGAGGCCGTCGCGCCGCCGCCGCCGCCCCGACGGCCGACCCGCCCGTCGCGCGGCGCCAAGGAACGCCGGCTGGCGGAGAAGAAGCGCCAGTCGCAACGCAAGCGGGAACGCCGGGTCGACGGCGACTGA
- a CDS encoding S1C family serine protease has product MAVQTGLGEPRGPWFVSPELGPDGRPRWDVPGAGEGPSRRRWRGRLLTAAAVVALSTVSGAAAGGWVAGRDGGAGPAAASAAPVPAELVTAAQKTVPGVVSVMVGGGAASSASGSGFAIDNQQHIITNDHILAKGGGGEVTVELSDGRRYAAEVVGREPGSDLAVLRVPAVAGLAPLPLAKPRSTKVGEPVLAVGSPLGLAGTVTAGIVSALDRQVRLGTTRRSAVQTDASINPGNSGGPLVNARGEVVGVNTAIATIDGNGSIGIGFAIPIEQVQQTADTIIGKGG; this is encoded by the coding sequence ATGGCAGTGCAGACCGGACTGGGCGAGCCCCGGGGACCGTGGTTCGTCTCGCCCGAGCTGGGGCCGGACGGGCGGCCCCGGTGGGACGTACCGGGGGCGGGGGAGGGCCCGTCGCGGCGGCGCTGGCGCGGCCGGCTGCTGACGGCGGCGGCGGTGGTGGCGCTCTCCACCGTCTCCGGCGCGGCGGCCGGTGGCTGGGTGGCCGGCCGGGACGGCGGCGCGGGGCCCGCGGCGGCGTCCGCCGCGCCGGTGCCGGCCGAGCTGGTGACCGCGGCGCAGAAGACCGTGCCGGGGGTGGTGTCGGTGATGGTCGGCGGCGGCGCCGCCAGTTCGGCGTCCGGCTCCGGGTTCGCCATCGACAACCAGCAGCACATCATCACCAACGACCACATCCTGGCCAAGGGCGGTGGCGGCGAGGTGACCGTCGAGCTCTCCGACGGGCGGCGGTACGCCGCCGAGGTGGTCGGCCGGGAGCCGGGCAGCGACCTGGCGGTGCTGCGGGTGCCGGCGGTGGCCGGGCTGGCGCCGCTGCCGCTGGCCAAGCCGCGCTCCACCAAGGTCGGTGAGCCGGTGCTGGCGGTCGGTTCGCCGCTCGGCCTGGCCGGCACGGTCACCGCCGGCATCGTCAGCGCCCTCGACCGCCAGGTACGCCTCGGCACCACCCGGCGCAGCGCGGTGCAGACCGACGCCTCGATCAACCCGGGCAACTCGGGAGGGCCGCTGGTCAACGCCCGGGGGGAGGTGGTCGGGGTGAACACCGCGATCGCCACCATCGACGGCAACGGCTCGATCGGCATCGGGTTCGCCATCCCGATCGAGCAGGTGCAGCAGACCGCCGACACCATCATCGGCAAGGGCGGCTGA
- a CDS encoding VWA domain-containing protein, which yields MTWQSPARLLLLLGVFALAGGYLLAQRRRSRYAVRFTNLRLLDRVAPTRPAWRRHVPAGLFLAMLALLVVGFARPTAEVRVPRERATVMVAVDVSTSMLATDVEPDRLAAAKHAARRFVDGLPDEFNVGLVAFAGSAAVVVPPGTDREALHEGIDRLAEGITGVQGTAIGEAISASLGAVKSLDATAAKQPPPARVILLSDGANTSGMDPMEAAAAAVTAKVPVHTISFGTPGGFVDRGGRPIQVPVDGQTLKAVAEDTGGGFHEAGNSAELRKVYEDIGSSVGYRTERQDISARFIGLGLVFAMGAAAGSMRWFSRLP from the coding sequence GTGACCTGGCAGTCGCCCGCCCGGCTCCTGCTGCTGCTCGGCGTGTTCGCGCTGGCCGGCGGCTACCTGCTCGCCCAGCGCCGGCGCAGCCGGTACGCGGTGCGCTTCACCAACCTCCGGCTGCTCGACCGGGTCGCGCCGACCCGGCCGGCCTGGCGGCGGCACGTGCCGGCCGGTCTCTTCCTGGCCATGCTGGCGCTGCTGGTGGTGGGCTTCGCCCGGCCGACGGCCGAGGTTCGGGTGCCCCGCGAACGGGCCACCGTCATGGTCGCCGTCGACGTCTCCACCTCGATGCTCGCCACCGACGTGGAACCGGACCGGCTCGCCGCCGCCAAGCACGCGGCCCGGCGGTTCGTCGACGGGCTGCCCGACGAGTTCAACGTCGGCCTGGTCGCGTTCGCCGGCAGCGCGGCGGTGGTGGTGCCGCCCGGCACCGACCGGGAGGCGCTGCACGAGGGGATCGACCGGCTCGCCGAGGGCATCACCGGGGTGCAGGGCACCGCGATCGGCGAGGCGATCAGCGCCTCGCTCGGCGCGGTCAAGAGCCTGGACGCCACGGCGGCGAAGCAGCCACCGCCGGCCCGGGTCATCCTGCTCTCCGACGGGGCGAACACCTCCGGCATGGACCCGATGGAGGCCGCCGCGGCGGCGGTGACGGCCAAGGTGCCGGTGCACACCATCTCCTTCGGCACCCCCGGCGGGTTCGTCGACCGGGGCGGCCGGCCGATCCAGGTGCCGGTCGACGGGCAGACCCTCAAGGCGGTGGCCGAGGACACCGGGGGTGGCTTCCACGAGGCGGGCAACAGCGCGGAACTGCGCAAGGTCTACGAGGACATCGGCTCGTCGGTCGGCTACCGCACCGAACGCCAGGACATCTCCGCCCGCTTCATCGGCCTCGGGCTGGTGTTCGCGATGGGCGCCGCAGCCGGGTCGATGCGGTGGTTCTCCCGCCTGCCCTGA
- a CDS encoding DUF58 domain-containing protein yields MRRRTAPAPAGPGLADLAGDQRLRRLELTVTRRLDGLLQGQHRGLLPGPGSEIAGSREYRPGEDEVRRMDWAVTARTTVPHVREVDADRELSTWLLVDASPSMEFGTAELDKRELSVAAVAAIGFLTAGTGNRLGAQLLTPTGLRRFPARSGRTHLLGVLRALLAAPRTGDHDERTEPPDPPDLAEALAAVQRVATRRGLVVVVSDFLDGLPEHHDEPAGWEPALRRLAARHQVLAVEITDPRELELPDVGLITLVCPETGRRREVWTGDEVLRRRYASAAAAQREQVRRALRRSGATHLPLRTDRDWTADVVRHVHAQRRLAAAPAAARGGVA; encoded by the coding sequence ATGAGGCGCCGCACCGCGCCGGCGCCCGCCGGACCGGGCCTGGCCGACCTCGCCGGGGACCAGCGGCTGCGCCGGCTGGAACTGACCGTCACCCGTCGGCTGGACGGGCTGCTCCAAGGCCAGCACCGGGGTCTGCTGCCCGGGCCGGGCAGCGAGATCGCCGGCAGCCGGGAGTACCGCCCCGGCGAGGACGAGGTGCGCCGGATGGACTGGGCGGTGACCGCCCGCACCACCGTGCCGCACGTCCGCGAGGTCGACGCCGACCGGGAACTGAGCACCTGGCTGCTGGTGGACGCCAGCCCCAGCATGGAGTTCGGCACCGCCGAACTGGACAAGCGGGAGCTGTCGGTGGCCGCCGTCGCGGCGATCGGCTTCCTCACCGCCGGCACCGGCAACCGGCTCGGCGCGCAGCTGCTCACCCCGACCGGGCTGCGCCGCTTCCCGGCCCGCAGCGGCCGTACCCATCTGCTGGGCGTGCTCCGCGCGCTGCTGGCCGCGCCGCGTACCGGTGACCACGACGAGCGGACGGAACCGCCCGACCCACCCGACCTGGCGGAGGCGCTCGCGGCCGTGCAGCGGGTCGCCACCCGGCGCGGCCTGGTCGTGGTGGTCTCCGACTTCCTCGACGGCCTGCCGGAGCACCACGACGAGCCCGCCGGTTGGGAGCCGGCGCTGCGCCGCCTCGCCGCCCGGCACCAGGTGCTCGCGGTCGAGATCACCGACCCACGCGAGCTGGAACTGCCCGACGTCGGCCTGATCACGCTCGTCTGCCCGGAGACCGGCCGGCGGCGGGAGGTCTGGACCGGCGACGAGGTGCTGCGCCGGCGCTACGCCAGCGCGGCAGCCGCCCAGCGCGAGCAGGTACGCCGGGCGCTGCGCCGCTCCGGCGCCACCCACCTGCCGCTGCGCACCGACCGGGACTGGACCGCCGACGTGGTACGGCACGTGCACGCGCAGCGCCGCCTGGCCGCCGCGCCGGCCGCCGCCCGGGGAGGTGTCGCGTGA
- a CDS encoding AAA family ATPase — MTDISDTLASLPSPADPDAAATELEQTLFEVRRVIVGQDRLVERLLTALIADGHCLLEGVPGVAKTLAAHTLATVVGGTFSRIQFTPDLVPSDIVGTRIYRASKESFDVELGPIMANLVLADEINRAPAKVQSALLEAMAERQVSIGGRSWPVPVPFLVLATQNPIESEGVYQLPEAQRDRFLMKIVVDYPSDADELAILYRMSTDRPRAHQVLDPGRLRALQLRAEHVFVHHALAEYVVRLILATRDPGRFGLPEIAPMLAYGASPRATLGLVAAARAQALLRGREYVLPEDVRDLAVDVLAHRLVLSFDAVADGVSPEALVHRLVQAVPPPVLATGMPEHAGDLAAA, encoded by the coding sequence GTGACGGACATCTCGGACACCCTGGCCAGCCTGCCCAGCCCGGCCGATCCCGACGCGGCGGCCACCGAGCTGGAACAGACCCTCTTCGAGGTCAGACGCGTGATCGTCGGGCAGGATCGGCTCGTCGAGCGCCTGCTCACCGCACTGATCGCCGACGGGCACTGCCTGCTGGAGGGCGTACCCGGCGTGGCGAAGACCCTCGCCGCGCACACCCTCGCCACCGTCGTCGGCGGCACCTTCTCCCGGATCCAGTTCACCCCCGACCTGGTCCCCTCCGACATCGTCGGCACCCGCATCTACCGGGCGTCGAAGGAGAGCTTCGACGTCGAGCTGGGCCCGATCATGGCCAACCTGGTGCTGGCCGACGAGATCAACCGGGCCCCGGCCAAGGTGCAGTCCGCCCTGCTGGAGGCGATGGCCGAGCGGCAGGTCTCCATCGGTGGTCGGAGCTGGCCGGTGCCGGTGCCGTTCCTGGTGCTCGCGACCCAGAACCCGATCGAGTCCGAGGGGGTCTACCAGCTCCCCGAGGCGCAGCGCGACCGGTTCCTCATGAAGATCGTCGTGGACTACCCGAGCGACGCCGACGAGCTGGCCATCCTCTACCGGATGAGCACCGACCGGCCCCGCGCCCACCAGGTGCTCGACCCGGGCCGGCTGCGCGCGCTGCAACTGCGTGCCGAGCACGTCTTCGTGCACCACGCGCTCGCCGAGTACGTCGTCCGCCTCATCCTCGCCACCCGCGACCCGGGCCGCTTCGGGCTGCCGGAGATCGCCCCGATGCTGGCGTACGGGGCGAGCCCCCGGGCCACCCTCGGCCTGGTCGCCGCGGCCCGCGCCCAGGCGCTGCTGCGCGGCCGGGAGTACGTGCTGCCGGAGGACGTCCGCGATCTCGCCGTGGACGTGCTGGCCCACCGGCTGGTGCTCTCCTTCGACGCGGTGGCCGACGGGGTCTCGCCCGAGGCGCTGGTGCACCGGCTGGTGCAGGCGGTGCCCCCGCCCGTGCTGGCCACCGGGATGCCCGAGCACGCCGGCGACCTGGCTGCCGCATGA
- a CDS encoding endonuclease/exonuclease/phosphatase family protein has translation MELPARTRPPVRALLCWLAVVPGAAWALVRLAGLERGPLVQALAFTPYVAGWSLVALVLALALRRRGPAVAAAVVALALFGAVAPRAVAADQPAAGGPVLRVLTANLLKGGADARTLVDLVRRHRVDVLAVQEFTPEARDALDRQGLSGLLPHRQLNPEVGTTGSALYSRLPLAEGGFRRNAGFLFTQAYAIVAVPGAPPVRVESAHPAAPYAVGVVDEWFTDLRAQPPATPDGPLRILAGDFNATLDHAPLRALLATGYVDAADAAGAGFAGTWGPYDGDLIPPVTIDHVLVDRRIAVRSVAVHPVPGSDHRAVLAELRLPTA, from the coding sequence ATGGAGCTGCCGGCCCGGACCCGGCCGCCGGTACGCGCCCTGCTCTGCTGGCTGGCCGTGGTGCCCGGTGCCGCCTGGGCGCTGGTCCGCCTCGCCGGGCTGGAGCGCGGGCCGTTGGTGCAGGCGCTCGCCTTCACCCCGTACGTCGCGGGCTGGAGCCTGGTCGCGCTGGTGCTGGCGCTCGCCCTGCGGCGCCGCGGGCCGGCGGTGGCCGCGGCGGTGGTGGCGCTGGCGCTGTTCGGCGCGGTGGCCCCCCGGGCGGTCGCCGCCGACCAGCCGGCGGCCGGCGGGCCGGTGCTGCGGGTGCTCACCGCCAACCTGCTCAAGGGCGGCGCCGACGCGCGGACGCTGGTGGACCTGGTGCGCCGGCACCGGGTGGACGTGCTGGCCGTGCAGGAGTTCACCCCCGAGGCCCGCGACGCGCTCGACCGGCAGGGCCTGAGCGGGCTGCTGCCCCACCGGCAGCTCAACCCGGAGGTGGGCACCACCGGCTCCGCCCTCTACTCGCGGCTCCCGCTCGCCGAGGGTGGCTTCCGGCGCAACGCCGGCTTCCTGTTCACCCAGGCGTACGCCATCGTGGCGGTGCCGGGGGCGCCCCCGGTGCGGGTCGAGTCGGCGCACCCGGCCGCGCCCTACGCGGTCGGCGTGGTCGACGAGTGGTTCACCGACCTGCGGGCGCAGCCCCCGGCCACCCCGGACGGGCCGCTGCGCATCCTCGCCGGCGACTTCAACGCCACCCTCGACCACGCCCCGCTGCGCGCGCTGCTGGCCACCGGGTACGTCGACGCGGCCGACGCCGCCGGGGCGGGGTTCGCCGGCACCTGGGGCCCGTACGACGGCGACCTCATCCCACCGGTCACCATCGACCACGTGCTGGTCGACCGGCGGATCGCCGTCCGGTCCGTCGCCGTGCACCCGGTGCCCGGCAGCGACCACCGCGCGGTGCTGGCCGAGCTGCGCCTGCCGACGGCCTGA